Genomic segment of Corythoichthys intestinalis isolate RoL2023-P3 chromosome 7, ASM3026506v1, whole genome shotgun sequence:
GAGAAATTGATTTTTTCAATTTAGGATTTTCCAGTTCATAGTtgatttttcaatgtttttaattataattattttcatgtacttgtagacttattgttgcctgtagttCAGGTGTTAGCCAGTAGAGTGCTGCATTTAGCTTGTAATAGCACCCTAGTGCTTGTTTATTGagaaattgttgttttttttaatttaggatTTTCTGGTTTATAGTTGATTTTTTAGCATTTTGAGTTTTACTGATCATTATTTTCATGTACTTGCAGACTTATTGTTGCCCGTAGGTTACGCGTTAGCCATTAGAGCTGCATTTTGCTTGTAATAGCACCCTCGTGCTTGTTTTATTGAggaattgattttttaatttaggaTTTTCCAGTTGATATTTGATTTTTCAACGTTTTGAGTTTTACTGATCATTATTTTCATGTACTTGCGGACTTATTGTTGCCCGTAGGCTAGGCGTTAGCCAGTAGAGTGCTGCATTCAGCTTGTAATAGCACACTAGTGCTTGTTTTTTGGAAAACGTGTTTTTTGAATTTAGAGTTTTCCAAGTATAGCCgcgtttttaatgtattttcttttaattatcAGTATATTTATGTACTTTCATGTACGTGGGTTAAgcgttagccagtagagggcagcatTTAGTCTGTTTTAttgaaaagttttatttttttttaatttagattttttttcgatttacaattgtatttattttttaatgatcaTTATTTTCATGAACTCTCATACTTTGtagacttattgttgcctgtagttCAGGTGTTAGCCAGCAGAGTGCTTTATTTAGCTTGTAATAACACCCTAGTGCATGTTTTATTGGAAAAAATAATTCTTTGAGGATTTTCTAATTTAAAGttatatttttcaatgtatttcttttatTATTAGTATTTTCATGTACTTGCGGGCTTATTGTTGCCCTTAGGTTAGGCTTTAGCCAGGAGAGGGAAATCTTTAGTATATTTTATTGCAAAATTGGattgtttttaaattcaggattttccaatttgtatttttcactctatttatttttaagtttcAGTATTTTCATGTACTTGCAggcttattgttgcctgtagttTAGGctttagccagtagagggcaaaCTTTAGCTCATAATAGCACACGAGTACTTGATTTATTGGAAagaatgattttttaatttatgattTTCCAATATAtagttgtatttttcaatgtatttatttttaatgatcaATATTGTCGTGTACTTGCGAACTTATTGTTGCCCGTAGGTTTGGTGTTAGCCAATAGGGGGCAGCCTTTAGTCTGttttattgggggaaaaaaatagatttttaaaatttagtaTTTTCCAATTTATTGTTGTAGATTTTAATGTATTATTTCTTTAATGATCATTATTTTAATGTACTTTCATACACTTGCAGatttattgttgcctgtaggttagGCGCTACCCAGGAGAGTAGTGAATTTTAGCTTGTAATAGCACACTACAGATTGTTTTATtggaaaaatttattttttaatttagaattttgcaaTTGTAGTTGTATTTTTCAGTGTATATTTCTATTATTAGTATTTTCATTTACTCGCGGACTTATTGTTGCCCAGTTAGGCTTTACCCAGGAGAGAGAAACCTTTAGTCTATTTTATtgctaaatttttttttgtttttttgtaagaTTTCCCAatttatatttgtatttttaatgtatttaattttttaatatcaGTATTTTCATGTACTTTCATGTATTTGCGGACTTATTGTTGCCGGTAGTTCATTAGCCAGTACAGAGCAGACTTTAGCTTGTAATAGCACACTAGTGCTTGTTTTATTGAAAGTTAGGATTTTCCAATTCAGAGTTgcatttttcaatgtatttatttttaatgatcaTTATTTTCATCTACTCGCGGACTTATTGTTGCCCATAGGTTAGGCATAAGCCAatagattggaaaaaaaaaatataggattttcccatttagagttgaaaattttaatgtactgtattaatttttaattatcattattttaatGTACTTTCATACACTTgtggacttattgttgcctgtaggttagGCGTTGACCAGTAGAATGCTGAATTTAGCTTGTAGTAGCACACTACTGCTTGttttagtggggaaaaaaattttgggggttgttttttttagaattttgcaattgtatttttcaatgtattttgtttttaaattattattttcatatatcCCAACCCCCAAATTCTTTttgatgtatatatttttttaaaaatttaaaatttagcCATCAAAATAATAGTCAACCCATaaggagccaaaaaaaaaaaaaagctaaattattttttttgccattttttcacTCTCAGCGGCGGGCTCTGCCTCCGGGTCGCCGAGGCTTCAACCGTGGTTGACGGGCCTGACCGCCGTGGTGGTCTTCCTCTTCGTCGTCTTTGTCTTCGTCATCCTCAAACGAATCTGCGGGAAGCAAAGGTCAGCTCATTCACGCGCAAACCATAAAACACGTCATGGCAAGTTATCTTCACTTAGTCATTAATCAGTCATTAGTATTATCGATTTACTTAGATGACGGTAGCTTTGCATTAAATGCAAAAGTTTCCATCTATAATACTGAATTCCTTTTTTAACATGAGACCCACATAcatcaactccattgacgccaaTGTACATCGATGCTGTTGATTCCCATGCATGTTGAGGCCATTGCCACGCCAATTCCATTGAAatttgacctgatatcaacaggaagtgactccgaaAGACCCCAAAATAACAATagaaaatgccaaaatgcccttAAATCAGCATGAATAGGCCTGACATCATAAAGCAGTGACCCAAAACACCCCCGaatgatcaggaagtgaccctgaaatgtccccaaatcaacaggaagtgaactgatagTAACAGGAAATTTCCCCGAAATTCCCCCAaaacaaaaggaagtgacctgatatcaacagaaattgacccCAAGATGCCACCAAatcacaggaagtgatctgatatgAAAACGCAGTGACCCAAAAAataccccaaatcaaaaggaagtgacctgatgtgAAAGGAAGTGATCTATTTCAAcgtgaagtgaccccaaaacgcccacaaatcaacaggaagggacttgatatcaacaggaagtgatgcttaaatacccccaaatcaacaggaagtgaccagttatcaacaggaagtgacctggtatcaataggaagtgatctattttaacagcaagtgaccccaaaatgcccctaaatcaacaggaagttaactgatatcaataggaagtgacctggtatcaacaagaagtgatctatttctacaggaagtgaccccaaaacgccctcaatcaacaggaagttacctgatatcaagaggaagtgacctggtatcaacaggaagtgatctatttcaaaaggaagtgaccctgaatcaataggaagtaatcCCCaagatgcccccaaatcaacaggaagtgccctgatatcaacaggaagtgacctggtatcaacaggaagtgatctatttcaacaggaagtggacccaaaatgccaccaaataaacagaaagtgatctgatatcaaaaggaagtgatgcTGAAATTcccccgaatcaacaggaagtctcctagtatcaataggaagtgatgtATTTCAACAGCCCccaaaatgcccctaaatcaacaggaagttacctgatatcaataggaagtgatctggtatcaacaggaagttatctatttctacaggaagtgaccctaaaatgccccaaaaacaacaggaggtgacctgataatcaacaggaagtgatcgtatatcaacaggaagtgacccagagatGCCaccaactcaacaggaagtgacctttcatcaacaggaagtgaacccgaaatgcccccaaatcaacaggaagtgacctgttatcaacAGAATGTGGTTTGATAACTTCCCCTAAATTAACAGGTGACCtagtatctacaggaagtgaccccaaatcatcGGAAGGTGACCCCaagatgcccccaaatcaacaggaagtgacctggtatcAACATTAAGTGATctatttcaacaggaagtgaccacaaaaggtcccctaatcaacaggaagtgaccttatatcaacaagaaatgacccctgaaatgccctcaaattaacaggaagtgacctgttttcAAAAGAATGTGGTCTGATaacttcccccaaatcaacaggaagtgacctgttatcaacaggaagtgtcctggtatcaataggaagtgatctatttcaacaggaagtgaccctgaaagccatccaaaacaacaggaagttacctgatatcaataggaagtgacctggtatcaataggaagttacccaaactgcccctaaatcaacaggaagtgacccagacatGCCCAaataacaggatgtgaccttatattcacaggaagtggccccaaaatgcccacccaaatcaataggaagcgacctgttatcaacaggatgtgGTTTGATAACTTCCCCTAAATTAACAGGTGACctaatatttatttcaacaggaagtgaccccaaatcatcGGAGAGTGACCCCaagatgcccccaaatcaacaggaagttacctgttaTCAACATTAAGTAATctatttcaacaggaagtgacctgatagtaACAGGAAGACACTGAAATGCCCCGAAAACAAAAGGAAGttacctaatatcaacaggaagtgatggcatatcaataggaagtgacccgagatGCCcccaaatatacaggaagtgacccctgatatccccttaaatcaacaggaagtgacctgttatcaaAAGGATGTGGTCTGATAActtcccccaaattaacaggtgacctgatatcaacaggaagtgaccctgaaattcccccgaatcaacaggaagtgacctgacatcaacaggaagtgacctgatatctatAGGAGGTGACCTGGTACCAAGAGGACGTGATCTatctcaactggaagtgaccctaaaattcaccaaaatcaacaggaagtgataggatatcaaccagaagtgaccccaaaataccccgaaaatcaacaggaagtgacctgatattaacaggaagtgacccagaaatgcccccttTTCGGGTACACTCCTGTTAGCCAAAGATGCCATCAGAATAATTTGGAAGTATGTCAGCTTTTTCAATCAGAATTTATGGGGGGAGTGAGATTTTGGCAGGTAGGCGTTGCCAAAATTTCAGTCCCCCTGCTGTACATGTAATATCATGTGACATGGCATAAATACAGTATCCAAACTTTGTCTCTCGTTAcagggaggaggaggaggaggaagtggAGGAAGATGATGATGAAGATGTGAAAGTGGAAAGATTTTGATAGAGTCAAGGAGAACAAAGCGTCACATTCATGTATTTGTAGAATTGACACAGTCCTTCTTCGATGATGTCATCTAACGGAGACGGCAACGACTGAGGATGTGCCTCACAATGCGgaataaaattgcaataacgATATAGACCATTTTATTTCATGATATAataaattttgaattatttgCTGAAAAATAATGACtgctatattttattattttggcATTAAAATGGACTGCAACAAATGTGTAATGCATCAAGTAGTGCTAAAAACTTAAGCCAGTGTAAACAGAATCAGCACAGTAACATTCAAATTATCAGGAAGTGATCCAGCTGGAATTGCCTTAAAAATTAGCAGAAATTATTGAAATTTTACAGAAAGTAGTCATTAAATGCCCCCAGGAAGTGCCGCAAAATCAATagtaagtgacctggaaattatCAGGATGTGAgcaaagaacaggaagtgaccctgaatggccccaaatgaacaggatgtgactacagaatggcccaaaatgtacaggaagtgaccaaaaatcaacaggaaatgacctggaaattatCAGGAAGTGAGCATTgggtaggaagtgacccagaattgcttaaaaataaacaggaaatgctaaaacatatacaggaagtgacctcaaatcaattaaaaatgacccagaaatgccccgaaatcatcGAAAACTGAGCaatgatcaggaagtgacccggaatggcccgaaatgaacaggaagtgaccacagaATGGCtcgaaatgtacaggaagtgctcAAAAATCAATagtaagtgacccagaaataatCAGGAAGTGAGCCATGCACAGGGAACGATCCAAAATAGcttcaaaataaataggaaatgctcaaaaatgtacaggaagtgacctaaaatcaatcaAAAGTGACCTACAATGGCCTAATATTAACAGGTAATTATCAAAATTGGACAGCAAGTGACcacagaatgccccaaaatgtccaggaagtgacccaaaatcaacaggaagtgacatggaaaTTATCATGAAGTGagtaatgaacaggaagtgaccccacaaTTGCCCTGAATGTACAGGATGTGCCCCAAAAGCAATactaagtgacctggaaattatCAGGAAATGAGCAATtggtaggaagtgacccagaattgcttaaaaataaacaagaaatgctcaaaaatatacagaaagtgacctaaaatcaatcaaaaatgaaatccccccaaaatcatcgAAACGTGAGCAATGATCATGAAGTGACCCGGAATggcccaaatgaacaggaagtgaccacagaATGGCtcgaaatgtacaggaagtgctcAAAAATCAATAGtaagtgactcagaaatgatCAGGAGGTAAGCCAtgcacaggaaatgatccaaaatagcttcaaaataaacaggaaatgctaaaaaaaatgtacaggaagtgaccaaaaaaacagcagaaagtgacctggaatggCCTAAATTTGACAGGTAATGATCAAAAGTGTATAGGAAGTGACtacagaatgccccaaaatgtacaagaagtgacccaaaatcaacaggaagtgacctggaaattttCAGGAAGTGAGCAATGGgtagaaagtgaccctgaattgcttaaaaataaacaggaaatgctcAAAAATACAGaggaaatcaatcaaaaatgacccagaaatgcccaaaaatcatcgAAAAGTGTGCAATGatgaggaagtgacccggaatggcccaaaatgaacaggaagtgaccacagaATGGCtcgaaatgtacaggaagtgctcAAAAATCAATagtaagtgacccagaaataatcaggaagtgagccatgcacaggaaatgatccaaaatagcttcaaaataaacaagaaatgcttaaaaaatgttcaggaagtgaccaaaaaaaacagcagaaagtgacctggaatgtCCTAAATTTGACAGGTAATGATCAAAAGTGTATAGGAAGTGCCtacagaatgccccaaaatgtccagaaagtgacccaaaattaacaggaagtgacctggaaattatCAGGAAGTGAGCAATTGGTAGGACGTGACCCAGAATTGCTTAAAATTAAACAGGAAATGGTAAAAAATATACAAGAAGTGGcctaaaatcaattaaaaatgacccagaaatgcccaaaaatcaccaaaaagtGAGCAATGATAAAGAACTGACCCGGAATGGcccgaaatgaacaggaagtgaccacagaatggcttgaaatgtacaggaaatgctcaaaaatcaatagtaagtgactcagaaatgatcaggaagtgagccatgcacaggaaatgatccaaaaaaacttcaaaataaaaaaaatgtacaggaagtgaccacagaatgccccaaaatgtccaggaagtgacccaaaatgtccaggaagtgacctggaaatgatcAGGAAGTGAGCAGTGGgcaggaagtgacacataaaTGCTTAAAggtaaacaggaaatgatcaaaaatatacagaaagtgacctaaaattgaAGGAAAAGAGTTGATTTTTCCTTGTTACAGGTTGTTTTATACTTACAATGAACTGGGGAAGAGTTCACTTGCTTGGAATGTACAACCTCCAGCCCTGATCACATTACATACACTGGTAAGAGGACAAAGGATTTGTGTGAATATGGAAGAAAAGAAATGTGACATCTTCCACATATGATTATTGTGTATGAATGAAAATACATTTctacaaaatcaatcaaaagtGAACTGGAATGGCCTAAAATTGTCAGGAAATGATCAAAagtggacaggaagtgaccacagaATGCCCAGGAagcgacccaaaatcaacaggaagtgacttggaaacacaccaaaatcatcagaaagttaCCTTCACTTAACTCAtgacctgccattgacaacaatagacatccacTTGATTTAAACTGAAAGGACCGGCtcatctttggctgccattgacggtgctagaacgtccattttgactgaatatgtttaaaactgcgaggagcaaagaagaagaaaataggATTTTGGTTATCTAACAAGACGACGGCATCCAAGTGGATGACTTAGTAGACGCGTGCGTGCCAGCTGTAAGAACTTGGTGAAGGTCCTAATCTTCTCAGTGACGCCTCCTTCCAAGAAATCCTCaaactagtttttttttgctcgaTGGACACCCGCACGTCGGACCTCCACCTCGGatctttctgaaagaagaagCCATGGCGGCGGCAGTGACCAACTCGGCCAAATGGCAACTGTGCTACGACGTCGGCGCTGACACTTGGTGGATGGTCAGGTTCCTTCGTTTTTATTCGATTCGCGATACTTCTTAAAACGTTATGTTTCCGCCAAGAATCAAAATATCGTTTTAAACTGCTCTCACTGtttcaaaaagaaagaaaaggagAGTCCAATAGTTCAAATGGAGTAGAGCGTCTTCAAATTTTTCGCCTCATTATTTTGTGTTGACTAGACTCAACTCAGTCTTTTGCTAGCTTTGCTCTGAAATAACAACAAAAGGTTCCTACGCTGTTTGCTTGTAAGTCAAATGAAAGTGGATCCTATGTATTTTTGGGTCATCATTTTGCCTTTTTGTCGACGCTGCAGTGGACCGAACGCTAGtggcgtgtgtgtttgtgtgtgtgagtgtgagtgAGCTACCGTGCTGACTCAGCCACTTCCCTCAAGCGCCTCTCTGGCGCTCCCTGCTGGTggtcagctaactacgggcagtaggcgggcGACTCTGAACTGTATGTCatgtcagccaattgcagggcacaatgaTATTCCTGATAACACAATGCCGTTAATATGTGAGATTATTTGTTCCATGCACAATAACACGACACAAAACAACACAACATATGCACAATACAATAACGCACCACAGCAAAATAACACTACAGCACATGaacacaatacaatacaacacaTGAACACAATTCATTACCACaacacaacaatacaataacacaCCACAACATAACAAAATGACACATGAGAATACAGTAACACAACACAATAACACAACAACAGGATAACACACTACAATACATGACAACACAACAATGCACCACGGTACAATAACACTACAGCATATGAACCCAATAGAATACAACACAACGCAATAACATAACACAACAATCCAATAATACAACACAATAACACATTACAACACAATTACATAATGCAATAACAAAACACAACAGTACAATAATACAACAACGTATAACACAGAAATACAAAACAATAACACAACTCAATAACACAACAGCACATTAACACAATGCAGCACAACACAATTACCCAATGCAATAACAACACAATAACACACCACAACACAATGACAAACTAcaacacagtaatgccatgcaaCACAATAACACAGTACAACACAATTACACAATGCAATAACATGACAATACAATAATACAACACAACACAATAACACACTACAACACAATTACATAATGCAATAACAAAACACAACAGTACAATAATACAACATATAACAGCACAGTAATACAAAACAATAACACAACTCAATaacaacacaaaaacaaaacagcacATTAACACAATGCAGCACAACACAATTACCCATTGCAATTACACAACACAATGCAATAACAACACACTAACACACCACAACACAATAACAAACTACAACACAGTAATGCAATTCAACACAACACAATAACAAACGACAACACAGTAATGCAATTCAACACAATGCAATAACAACACAATAACACACCACAACACAATAACACACTACAACACAATTACACAATGCAATAacataacacaacaatacaataatacaacacaacaacataacaaCACAGTACTACAAAACAATAACACAACTAAATGACAACACAATAACACAACAGCACATTAATACAATGCAACACAACAACACACCACAATACAATTACAGAACACAATAACACACCACAACACAATTACTCAATGCAATAACAACACAATAACACACCACAACACAATAACAAACTACAAcacaataatataatacaataacaCACTACAACAAAATTACACAACTCAATAACATAACACATAACAAACTACAATACAACACAATGAACAAAATAACACACTACAACACAATCACACAATGCAATAacataacacaacaatacaataataCAACACAATAACACATGACAAAACAATAACACAACTCAATAACATGACAGCACATTAGCACAATGCAACACAACAAAACACCGCAACACTATTACTCAATGCAATAACACAGCACAATAACACACCACAACACAATAACAAACTACAACACAATAACACACATCAACACAAATACACAATGCAATaacacaacacaacaaaataacaaaacaatatgATAATGCACCACAACACAATAACAAACTACAACACAATACGCGAGAGGATCTTTGTGGCAACAAAACACGAGATAGGAAAATGGCAGCAGAGGGGCGAATttgcccctcccacttcaaacggattggatgtccactgctgtcaatggcagccaatgagtgctcATTGAATGGGTAAACACCAAGAATATATTGGAGTTGAAGATAAAGTTGCTTCTTGCGGATATTATTATTGCCATGCACATTTTTCAATCTTCATAAATTGTGATTAATATAtccaaaaatgtccccaaatgaacagaaagtgacttaatatcaacaggaagtgacccggaaatgtccccaaaacaacaggatgtgacctgataCAAAAGGGACActgaaatgtccccatatcaacaggaagtgaccctgaaatgtccccataacaacaggaagtgacctgacatcaataggaagtgaccctgaaatgtccccaaatcaacagtaagtgacttaatatcaacaggaagtgaccaggaaatgtccccaaattaacaggaagtggcctgatatcaacaggaagtgacctgatatcagcaggaagtgacctgatatcaataggaagtgaccctgaaaggtCCCCAcaacaacaggatgtgacctggtacaacaggacgtgaccctgaaatatccccattacaacaggaagtgacctgatatcaacaggaagtgacctgatacaacaggaagtgacccggaaatgtccccaaatcaacaggatgtgacctgatatcaacaggaagtgacctgttattaATAGGAAggtaccctgaaatgtccccaatacaacaggaagtgacctgatatcagcaggaagtgacctgatatcaataggaagtgaccctgaaagatCCCCGcaacaacaggatgtgacctgataaacaggaagtgacctgctacAACAGcacgtgaccctgaaatgtccccatatcaacaggaagtgacctggaaatgtccccaaatcaacaggatgtgacctgatatcaacaggaagtgacccgttatcaaaaggaagtgaccctgaaatgtccccataacaacaggaagtgaactgagatcagcaggaagtgacctgataacaacaggaagtgaccctgaaccgtcaccaaatcaaaaggaagtgacttaatatcaacaggaagtgacccggaaatgtccccaaatcaacaggatgtgacctgataCAAAAGGGACActgaaatgtccccatatcaacaggaagtgacctgataataacaggaagtgaccctgaaatgtccccaaatcaacaggaagtgacttgatatcaacaggaagtgacccggaaatgtccccaaatcaaggagatgtgacctgaaatcaacatgaACTGACCTGTTATTAATAAGAagggaccctgaaatgtccccattacaacaggaagtgacctaatatcagcaggaagtgacctgatatcaataggaagtgaccctgaaagatCCCCGcaacaacaggatgtgacctgataaacaggaagtgacctgctacAACAGcacgtgaccctgaaatgtccccatatcaacaagaagtgacctgataataacaggaagtgaccctgaaacgtccccaaatcaaaaggaagtgacttaatATCAACAGAAAGATACCCGGAAATGTCCccagatcaataggaagtgacctgttatcaaaaggaagtgaccctgaaatgtccccataacaacaggaagtgaactgagatcagcaggaagtgacctgatatca
This window contains:
- the LOC130918537 gene encoding small integral membrane protein 24-like isoform X2, encoding MNHDTNFTNIVIFFIKAAGSASGSPRLQPWLTGLTAVVVFLFVVFVFVILKRICGKQREEEEEEVEEDDDEDVKVERF
- the LOC130918537 gene encoding small integral membrane protein 24-like isoform X1, with product MFSWAFALAWVPLVVAGVSTRQAAGSASGSPRLQPWLTGLTAVVVFLFVVFVFVILKRICGKQREEEEEEVEEDDDEDVKVERF